One window from the genome of Musa acuminata AAA Group cultivar baxijiao chromosome BXJ1-4, Cavendish_Baxijiao_AAA, whole genome shotgun sequence encodes:
- the LOC135656716 gene encoding coatomer subunit alpha-1-like → MLTKFETKSNRVKGLSFHSKRPWILASLHSGVIQLWDYRMGTLIDRFDEHDGPVRGVHFHKSQPLFVSGGDDYKIKVWNYKTHRCLFTLLGHLDYIRTVQFHDEHPWIVSASDDQTIRIWNWQSRTCISVLTGHNHYVMCALFHPKEDLVVSASLDQTVRVWDISALRKRVSPAEDILRLSQMNTDLFGGTDAVVKYVLEGHDRGVNWASFHPTLPLIVSGADDRQVKLWRMNDSKAWEVDTLRGHMNNVSCVMFHAKQDIIVSNSEDKSIRIWDATKRTGIQTFRREHDRFWILAAHPEMNLLAAGHDSGMIVFKLERERPAFSVSGDALYYVKDRFLRFYEFSSQKDSQVVPIRRPGSVSLNQGPRTLSFSPTENAVLICSDADGGSYELYIVPKDTSGRGDYMQDARKGAGASAVFVARNRFAVLDKSNNQAIVKNLKNEIVKKSPLPVGTDAIFYAGTGNLLCRAEDRVAIFDLQQRIVLGELQTPSIKYIVWSSDMESVALLAKHAIVIANKKLVHRYTLHETIRVKSGAWDDNGVFIYTTLNHIKYCLPNGDSGIIKTLDVLIYITKVSGSNIYCLDRDGKNRVISIDSTEYIFKLSLFRKRYDHVMSMIRNSQLCGQAVISYLQQKGFPEVALHFVKDEKTRFNLALESGNIQIAVAAAKEIDDKDHWYRLGIEALRQGNTSIVEYAYQRTKNFERLSFLYLVTGNMEKLSKMLKIAEMKNDVMGQFHNAMYLGDVQERVNILENSGHLPLAYVTAVTHGLKEVADRLSAELGENVPSLPEGKVRSLLMPPASLMCCGDWPLLRVMRGIFDNGLDTVRAGNEEEEEATGADWGDEELDIVDMEAVMQNADDVVAELEEGVANEDNEEGGWDLEDLELPPDADTPKAAGNARSSLFVAPTPGIPVSQIWIQKSSLAGEHVAAGNFDTAMRLLSRQLGIRNFAPMKPLFMDVFVGSHTYMHAFATTPAISTAVEKGWSESDSPNVRGPPALVFKFSQMDEKLKAAYRATTDGKFPEALRQFLNILHTIPLIVVESRREVDEVKELIEIAREYVLGLKMEVQRKEIKVNSVQQQELAAYFTNCKLQKIHMRLVLTNAMTICYKGGNYATAANFARMLLENRPTEIQAKKARQVLQHAGDKNDANQLNYDYRNPFVVCGATFVPIYRGQKDVSCPYCGARFVPAIEGQLCSVCELAVVGSDASGLLCSPTQAR, encoded by the exons ATGCTGACCAAGTTCGAGACGAAGAGCAACCGGGTGAAGGGCCTGAGCTTCCACAGCAAGCGGCCTTGGATCCTCGCCAGCCTCCACAGCGGCGTCATCCAGCTATGGGACTACCGGATGGGCACCCTCATCGACCGCTTTGACGAGCACGATGGCCCCGTCCGCGGCGTCCACTTCCACAAGTCACAGCCCCTTTTCGTCTCCGGAG GAGACGACTACAAGATTAAGGTCTGGAATTATAAGACTCACCGGTGCCTGTTCACCCTTCTTGGGCATCTTGACTACATCCGCACTGTTCAATTCCATGACGAGCACCCATGGATTGTCAGTGCAAGCGATGACCAAACTATTAGGATCTGGAACTGGCAATCTCGTACCTGCATTTCCGTGTTGACCGGGCACAACCACTATGTCATGTGCGCCTTATTCCATCCAAAGGAGGACCTGGTTGTATCTGCATCTCTGGATCAGACGGTCCGTGTTTGGGATATTAGTGCACTGAGGAAAAGAGTTTCTCCAGCTGAAGATATCCTGCGTCTGAGCCAGATGAACACTGATTTGTTTGGGGGTACCGATGCTGTTGTCAAATATGTCTTGGAAGGTCATGATCGTGGAGTCAATTGGGCATCTTTCCATCCAACCCTGCCTCTTATTGTATCTGGAGCAGATGATCGGCAAGTGAAATTGTGGAGAATGAATG ATTCCAAAGCTTGGGAGGTCGACACATTGAGAGGCCACATGAATAACGTCTCTTGTGTAATGTTCCATGCAAAGCAGGACATCATTGTATCCAACTCAGAAGACAAAAGCATTCGCATATGGGATGCTACTAAGCGGACAGGTATTCAGACATTCCGCCGGGAACATGACCGTTTCTGGATTCTTGCTGCACATCCAGAAATGAACCTTCTTGCAGCTGGTCATGATAGTGGCATGATTGTTTTCAAATTGGAGAGGGAACGCCCTGCTTTCTCTGTTAGTGGAGATGCTCTATACTATGTGAAAGATCGATTCCTGCGATTCTATGAGTTCTCATCCCAGAAGGATAGTCAGGTGGTTCCGATAAGGAGACCTGGTTCTGTCAGCTTGAATCAGGGACCTAGAACGCTGTCTTTTAGTCCCACAGAGAATGCTGTCTTGATCTGTTCTGATGCGGATGGGGGTTCTTACGAGCTTTATATTGTTCCTAAGGACACTTCTGGAAGGGGTGACTATATGCAGGATGCAAGGAAGGGAGCTGGAGCATCAGCTGTTTTTGTAGCTCGTAATAGATTTGCTGTTCTTGACAAGAGTAACAACCAGGCCATAGTTAAGAACCTTAAAAATGAGATTGTAAAGAAGAGTCCTCTTCCAGTTGGTACGGATGCAATATTTTATGCTGGCACCGGTAACTTGTTGTGCAGGGCTGAGGACAGGGTGGCCATTTTTGATCTCCAACagcggattgttcttggagaactTCAAACCCCATCTATCAAATACATTGTCTGGTCAAGTGACATGGAATCTGTTGCTTTGCTGGCTAAACATGCTATAGTGATTGCTAATAAGAAACTTGTGCACCGTTACACATTGCACGAGACAATCCGTGTGAAAAGCGGTGCCTGGGATGACAATGGTGTCTTCATATATACTACACTAAATCATATCAAGTATTGCCTTCCTAATGGGGACAGTGGTATTATAAAAACTCTTGATGTTCTGATTTACATAACCAAGGTTTCTGGAAGCAATATCTATTGCCTGGATCGTGATGGGAAGAATCGTGTGATATCGATTGATTCAACAGAATACATCTTTAAGCTATCCCTGTTTCGGAAAAGATATGATCATGTGATGAGTATGATCAGGAACTCACAACTATGTGGACAGGCTGTCATCTCATATCTACAACAGAAAGGTTTTCCTGAAGTAGCTCTCCATTTTGTAAAAGATGAAAAGACTAGATTCAACTTGGCTCTAGAGAGCGGTAACATTCAGATAGCTGTTGCTGCAGCAAAAGAGATTGATGATAAGGATCATTGGTACAGGTTGGGTATTGAAGCCCTTCGGCAAGGAAACACTAGTATAGTGGAATATGCATATCAGAGGACAAAGAACTTTGAGAGGCTATCTTTTCTTTATCTTGTAACAGGTAACATGGAGAAGCTGTCCAAAATGCTGAAAATAGCTGAAATGAAGAATGATGTTATGGGTCAGTTTCATAATGCTATGTATCTTGGTGACGTTCAGGAACGTGTTAATATTTTGGAAAATTCTGGTCATTTGCCTCTTGCATATGTTACAGCTGTCACTCATGGACTAAAGGAAGTTGCTGACAGGCTTTCTGCTGAACTGGGAGAAAATGTTCCCTCTTTACCTGAAGGAAAAGTGCGCTCTCTTCTGATGCCACCTGCATCACTTATGTGCTGTGGGGATTGGCCATTATTAAGGGTCATGAGAGGTATATTTGACAATGGGCTGGACACTGTGAGGGCAGGgaacgaggaagaggaggaagcgacTGGTGCTGATTGGGGTGATGAAGAATTGGACATTGTTGACATGGAGGCCGTGATGCAGAATGCTGATGATGTAGTTGCTGAACTTGAAGAGGGGGTAGCAAATGAAGATAATGAGGAGGGAGGATGGGACCTTGAGGATTTGGAATTACCACCAGATGCAGATACGCCAAAAGCTGCTGGAAATGCTCGTTCTTCACTATTTGTTGCCCCTACACCTGGCATTCCTGTTagtcaaatctggattcagaagtCATCTCTTGCAGGAGAGCATGTGGCAGCTGGAAATTTTGATACTGCCATGCGCTTGCTCAGCCGGCAATTGGGTATAAGGAATTTCGCACCTATGAAGCCATTGTTCATGGATGTTTTTGTGGGCAGTCATACCTATATGCATGCCTTTGCTACTACCCCAGCCATATCAACTGCTGTTGAGAAGGGTTGGAGTGAGTCTGACAGTCCTAATGTGAGGGGCCCACCAGCACTTGTATTCAAGTTTTCGCAGATGGATGAGAAGCTAAAGGCAGCTTATCGAGCCACTACAGATGGAAAGTTTCCAGAGGCTTTACGACAATTTCTCAACATCTTGCACACTATCCCACTTATTGTAGTGGAGTCAAGGAGGGAAGTTGATGAAGTGAAGGAGTTGATTGAGATTGCTAGAGAGTATGTTCTGGGCTTGAAAATGGAGGTTCAAAGAAAGGAAATCAAGGTCAATTCGGTTCAACAGCAGGAGCTGGCAGCTTATTTCACCAACTGTAAGCTTCAGAAGATTCATATGAGGCTCGTCCTCACTAATGCTATGACTATCTGCTATAAAGGAGGGAACTATGCAACAGCAGCTAACTTTGCCAGGATGCTCCTGGAGAATAGACCAACTGAAATCCAAGCAAAGAAAGCTAGGCAGGTGCTGCAACATGCTGGTGATAAAAATGATGCTAATCAACTCAATTATGATTACAGGAATCCTTTTGTGGTTTGTGGGGCAACTTTTGTTCCAATCTATCGTGGGCAGAAGGATGTTTCCTGCCCTTATTGTGGGGCTAGGTTTGTGCCTGCCATTGAGGGGCAGCTTTGTTCTGTTTGTGAGCTTGCAGTGGTGGGATCAGACGCCTCGGGTCTACTTTGTTCTCCTACCCAGGCGAGATAA